In Salvelinus alpinus chromosome 19, SLU_Salpinus.1, whole genome shotgun sequence, the genomic stretch CGGGGCAGAGCAGCAGAAAGGCCAGTGGCCCCCCACCACTTGGGGTTGGAAAGGTGAAAGAGGGGACCGAAAAATAGGGTGGGGTTAAGTGGTTTGGTTGAGAGAAATGCCAGCAGGGGGGGACAGACGCCATAATAGCCTGAAATTCACAATTTCTCCACGTTTCACTGGCATCTAAAAGTTGTGACCTCTGTATGGTTGGGGTATAGGTACTAGGGGTGAGGGTCATATTGGGGGTTGAGATGGGGCACAACCATGCTGCCTTTTGGTGAAAAGGCAGACAGGACGTCATCAGATGCCAGAACATTCCTTGATAAGAAGTTCACAATGTAAAGGAACAGTGGAATAGCTTAACCAGACCAGGGATGTTTTGGCTGCAAAGTTCAAAATCCCAGTGGCCAAATTCTAATTCTTACAATCTAGAGATTATCTCCTAAACTCCAAGTAAAGTAAACAATAATTTGGCTCCATCAACTCACTTTAGGTAATAACATCACTCAGAAATAAACGGGACCCACCCAGTAACTGGTGGGGTCTGTTTAGATATGAAATAGTAAACAATAGAACTATACATCATAAGATCTCTCACCAGACCAGTGAACAGTATGAGCTCTATCTTTATAGCAAATTCATCTGACCATTTTCCAGTTAGTTGATAACATacaataatactgtacatccaaACATTCAATCAGCAGGAAGTCAGATTGTTACACATCCACATTTGTGTTCAAGGCAATAAAATAATATACACAGTAGACACACCACGTCTGCTATGAGGATCCCGTTCCCCTCCCCTAGCTCAGTAAGTGCAATGCTCCTTCTGGCACGTTTCGCTTTCACCATGGCGAGCAGATCAGCCTTTCCTGTAACACCCCCAGAACCCTCTTCTCTGTGGGTCATGACCTCATACTGATTTGAGACATGGGGCTCAATTAGCCCACAGAGAGGGACTTGGATCCCACCCATCCATGAAACTGTATTTATACTGTGCTATATGGGCCAAGGTCTGTGTTAACCTATGCTCCAGATCAGTATACTGAGGGAGATGGTTAAGCCATCATACAGTTTCTACGGTCCATATCACATTCTGCGCCAAAGTTCAATGTTATTACATACCCCTATTACTACTAAATGTTTCAAGTGTATCATTCCTTCTCTTAGTAGATGGTAACTTCAATAATTATACATCAATAAAATATCATTTAATAAATGTGTTACATGACACATTCAAAAAACAAAGACAACAGAAAAATGTATTTACATGAGATTAAAAACACAAACCCTCACAATACACTTACAAGAAACAGTACAATATACATATAGGCATCACAAAGTGTCCTGAACTGAAAATACGAAACATTGGAAAATACTCGTCATTGGCCAAAACAGGTGAAGCACAAAATAGAGATTACTCCATCACATTGAGCATGAACCTAGTTGTAATGTCATGTAGTCTCTTCCAGCATCTACAGATTTCACATATAAATTTCAGGAACTTTATCCATACACCAGTGTCTTAGTTAGCTCACTCCTTAGGACAGCAGGGTGATGAGGGCATCCAGAAACTTAGTCCTGTCCTCCATCTTTAGCTCAATGACTGCAAAGGCAAAACACAGGTAAGTATGAGCATTTGTATTGCTCAATTTGAGCTGTTATGGCTAGCAGGTGCGAGGGAAATGTTTTTTTGAACACCTGATGATGTAATGATTAAAGCTGTAACAATGACTTGAGAAAGCACCTGTATGAGAGCCAAATAAAGTACTGAAATATATGTACGAAACCAGTGTACTGCTAAACAAGGCCCATCTGTAGTGTGACATGCCTGCCCTCTTGTGGAAAAGATATACATTTACAATAACATTTTACTTACTAGAGGTGTCGAAGTGGTCGTGGAGAGTTCTGGAGCTGGTGCTCTCTGCTGCTTTCTCAAACGCACGGCCAAAGAAACtattggagagggggagagagcgagaacaaAAGGAAGATTAAAATTAGCATTTGTTTTAGTTTTTCCCAAAACATAAAGAACATTAAAGTGCTTGCAGAGACAGGCACACAACTTATGAACTCACTTCTTCTTGTCGGATGTCTCAGACTCAGGTGGGATGCCTAGAACGATGACAGTTCTCTTCTCCACATCCATGGGAGCAGCTATGATCAAGGGCAGCAGCTTACATCGCTTATTCCTCGTCTATGTACAGGCACAGCCAGACAAGCAAGAACGATGCAAAAAACCATAAACAAACATCTAAAACACTGTCATTTTTGTTTGAAACTAATTGAAGACCAGGGGCAATAGAGCTAGACAGGGCCTTGGATAATGGGTAAGTGAAATACTGAGTTACTCACAGAGCGTACAAAGGCTTTGAGCAGGTACTTGCAGAGCAGGGTCAAGGCCATGGGTTTGGAGAACAGCTTCACATCAGGAGTTCCCTGCACAGAGATGGAGGGTCATAGGGAGGACATACCACAcactagtgttgtcacgataccaacattttacaaaCAATACCAGGCCAATTCAGACCTAGCGTCCGGTTCACCCCATCCCACGACATTTGTTCCTGTTTTCTAAATGTTATGCACATGTGTTACACAAAAAAAACTTTCACTGATGTTCAAATTTCTACTCAACTTCTGTATACTGCACACTGCATAGAATGGCTGATTTGCTCATATTTGCAAAGGCCTACCTGTGATTTGGCTGGAGGAACATGCATGCATAATAATCTGCATGTCATTATGGCAGTAAGGGGAAAACCCTGCATGAAACCTTTACTCTTCAATTAACACACAtactaactctctctccctcaaacgcgcacacacacacaccactctctctcctaCAAACACATTGCTCCCAACATTAAAACCGGTATGCACCAAACTGAATGTAAGGACTAGAAAGAGAGTTTCGGCTTACATTAGGCGTTGCTTCAATGCATCAAATGTAAGGATAAAAAAAACAGATCAGGGACAGCATTCCCCCTCATCATCACCACTACATTATGTTTCAACTGATGGAGGAACAGATGTGCAGGAAGAGcgaacagagagaaacaggcgAGTGAGGACTGATAGGGGATGCGCCAGGCTGATTACTGCTGCCACATGATATGCTCATGAAAGTCAAGTGGACATTATTGGACCAGCATACAAGGCATTAGTTGCTGTTgctaaaccttttttttttttacagaatttATCAAAAATGTAAAATAGACTTTATAGCCATTTTATAACAGGTGCCATCGGCTTCTTAAACAGTAGGGCCAAAACAtttggtagtatcatatgaagTGGTACTATGGTATTCTAAAATGTTGCCATCATAAGTATCATGACATTTTGGTACCGTGATATTACAGTGGTAACAGTATACTGTATAACACACACCTCCAAGAGGTAGCAGTAGAGGAAGGGTCCTTGTGACAGTATGAGGTTGGTGCAGATGCAACTGGCTACAGTCTGTTGGATGGCCATCAGCTTCTTCTTAGCCAAATCAATGCCACCATGGAGACGCTCCAGGTTACTCCTACAGAGAAAAGAAAACAGGATGGGATCATTCCAACACCTGGGGTGTATTCcttagtgcacaccgtagcaatTTTTGCAACCAAAATGTGTTACTATTGGACAGAATTCAAATAGGTCCCGCTTAGGGTTGGTCGAACCTTTGTCCTATCGTGATTATGTACTCATaatggatgggagaccagatgctgctggaagtggtgttggggggaggGACGACGACTAGGGGGCACTCTTCCCTCCGGTCTAAGGAGATTCCAATGCCACAGGGCAGTGAAGGGGATATTGCCCTGCGTATGGTGCAATCTTTCAGATAGGACGTTAAACAGATGTTCTGACTCTGTGGTCATTAAAAAAATCCCATGTCACTTATCATAAGTGTAGGGGTATTAAACCCTGTGTCATGGCTAAATTCCTAACCTGGCCCcattccatcatggccacctaatcatccccctcaTTCCTAATTGGCTTCCTCACTTGATAGGTGATGTGTGGTGAGAGTTCTGGCAGAAAATGGTTGCTGTGCATCACCCTGGTGGGTGCCGCACATTAGTGGTGGATGAGGTGAGATTCCCCCTACTTTGTCAATTGCTTTGAGTACTTCTGGTTGGTAGAAAGGTGCTTTATAAATCCAACCAATTATGAAAAATGACGGGGTTCCTGGtgaatttgctatcacaaaaGTGGTCCCCGGCCCCaaaaagtttgagaacccctggccTAGCCCAAAGGTCATATTCATATTGAATGGAGAGAAGGGAATATAGcgtaagtttttttttttaaacagctagACAATATAGTCAAGGAGTGTCAGTTATAAAACGTAATAAGTTTAAGCTTTAACGTCCGTGCATCCGACAGAGCTAGAAACAACATTTTCTGAATGAACATTTTGCGCTGCTTTGGTGGAATTCTGTCTAGCCTACATTCCTCTTGCGTTCTGCTGCCCTATACAACATAGGCTATTTATTGAAATAGGCTATAGCAAACAGGAATAGGCAGATTACTCTGAATGTCACTCGTGTGCTGCCCTGTCCTACCCTCGTTCTTTAGGCCTACGGCGCAGCGCCAGTCAAGTTCAAATGGGCTAAACcatcatttgtcacatcactagGTTGTCAATCGTCATCGATAAACGTTCCTATCGTAATATCGCCAAACCCTAGTCCCTCTCCCGTTTGATCCCGAGTGAATACACACATGGGGCGAGCACCGTGAGGTCCCAAGACTCTGTGCTCTCTGTGAATCATTATACATTGTATCATGAGCTCAACAAGGAATAAGAGAACAACCCAGCTTTCTGGGATTGTCcagtactcctcctccaccaGGACAGGCAGTCAAAGGCTTTTCTTATGGggagtgtgtgtgcgcatgtacgtgtgtgtacctGGAGAGGCAGTCGAGGGCCTTGATAAAGTTGTCGCCGGGGCTGTCGTCCTTCTCAGTGCTCTCCAGAAGGGCAGCAGCAGCGTGCACGATATCACTGGCCAGGAAATGGTTCTTGAAGCCAAAGTGAATGCCGAAAGTCTGGATACGGATGTCCTTCATACTGAAGGGACAGAGAAAACAGCATTAAATGAGGGCTATAGACCCTTTTCTGTGTTTACAAAGATTGCCACACAAGGGCGATGCGTGCAAGTTAGTGGCAGAACAAGTGGGAGTTCTTATAATTTAGAACGCCAGCAAAAAAAAGCCTctatttacatgttgcttatgagtgcatttcacactacaaCTGCTGTACCCAAAACAGTTATTTTCCAAAGATCGCAAACAAATGGAATCTTAGCGACTGTTAAAGTAAGAATCAAAACATTGTATGCGATAAGAACACCAAAGTTATTTTGTTCAGGAGTAATAAAAAAGTGAATCTAGGCTATGTCAACGGGCGCAGATGGCAATGGCTTTCTTACTGCTGCCAAGAGTTGCGCGCATCTGTGCGTGACATCATTGTGTCGTGTACTGGAAAATAGTCTATTGGGCATATTAGGAGAAGGGCATATTTTATTCATCATATACACAGAGTGATTGATAATGGGGATTACAGATATATTTATGCAATAGACAAACACTCTTACCCGTATTTGTTGGAGGATTCTTCTATAACTTCTCGCAGGTTTTCTTTGACTGACATGTCCATGGAGTTGAACTTCTGCTTCACCTGCTTCAGGGGCAGGCTGGACAACACAATCCATTGTTATCAATAAATCAAAATAACAAACTGCTGCCCATCACTTTTGATGAAGTGACATTTGTCCTTCAGAGGCTACAGACTAATTGTAGCTTACATTAACTAATTGATTAGTAATTGATATTCAAGAAAGCGAGTCACGCATGTCCCTAAAGTGATCATTTGATGGAGATCCTATTCTAATTGACAGTCAGAACTTGGGGATAGCATACCCCATGTCAGCGAGGAACTCTTGGAGTTTCTTCTGGCCATGCATTGACCAGAGCTTAAAGTTGCAGGAGGTGTAAGAGGAGTTACAGATACTCTCAAACAGAGACCAGTGCTGGTACAGGGCCAGACGCAGACTGAGACAGGGTGTCAAGGGGTTAACACACAGAGAAAGGCATGACAGGGAGGGACGTGAGGGTGACAGTCAGGACAGCATACACACAGCCACAAGAATGTGGCAACGCTTACTAATAACACGTCGGACCCAAATTAAAAAACTAGGgccgggacaataccagtattgcgatactcgttagtatcgaGGCAAAACCAGGGCAAAAATGAAAACCTCCCTTTTAATTTCTTTTAAATCCTGCAGTACGTAAACTAGTGTGCTATACCTtggaaaataaacaaaatgtgactctggatgacaacgtaattatgtttgtttccaacattagggctgttttcctaaagttAAATCCACCTCGTGTCTTCTTTCCTTGgcacgatactggtatcgtcacagccctaGAAAACACCACAGCAACAAAATAGCTGAACCAAAGATCTCAAAAAGTTAGGTCTCAACTAGTTGTCATGCACAAGTCTGAGCTCCCCTGGAAGATAAAGGATACTCGTACTCGAAGGAGATCCTCATGCAGTCGATAGAGAGAGAATTATCCTCATCCTCGTTCCGGTGGTTGTGACGTGAGACGTGGCGCTGCAGAGTAGCGATGTCTGTTACATACTTCATACTGGGAGGCACAGGAACAATACACGGAAGTTAGTGCTCGTGTAAGACATGAGCTTTGTATTTTTCAAAAACTTTGTAGGCATCCTAGATGTTGCATCAGATTTGAAGTGTTATAGAAGAGAGTTGGAGTTAAATATTCTTACTGAGTGATTTTATCATGAACCCACTGGTCAGTCAGCCCAATGATGGCCCACCTGTCCAACATCAAATGTTTAATATAAATTGTAGTGTCATAGTTTGCACATGCAAATAAATTACATGTATATAATTTTACAAAAAACATTGATAAATTCACTTACCACAGCATATCTTTAGTGTCCTTAGTCAGGACCCATGCCAGCTCAAATATCACCATTGCAGCCTGCAcaaatacatatacacacacacgttcaaaagtttggggtcacttagaaatatccttgtttttgaaagaaaagcaacattttttgtccattaaaataacataaaattgatcagaaatacagtgtagacattgttaatgttgcaaatgactattgtagctgaaaacggctgatttttaatggaatatctacatagacttACAGAGGACCAttaccagcaaccatcacttctgtgttccaatggcacgttgttagctaatccaagtttagcattttaaaaggctaattgttcattagaaaacccttttgcaattatgttagcacagctgaaaactgtggttctgattaaagaagcaataaaactggccttctttagactagttgagtatctggagcatcagcatttgtgggttcgattacaggctcaaaatggccagaaacaaagacctttcttctgaaaatcatcaatctattcttgttctgagaaatgaaggccattctatgcgagaaattgccaagaaactgaagatctcgtacaacgctgtgtactactcccttcacaaaacagcgcaaacgggctctaaccagaatagaaagaggagtgggaggccccggggcACAACTGaaaaagaggacaagtacattagtgtctagtttgagaaacagacacctcacaagtcctcaactggcagtttcatgaaatagtacccggaaaacaccagtctcaacgtcaacaatgaagaggcgactccgggatgctggccttctaggcagagttgcaaagaaaaacccatatctcagactggccgataaaaagaaaagattaagatgggcaaaagaataaagaca encodes the following:
- the cdc45 gene encoding cell division control protein 45 homolog, which gives rise to MFITDIRKEFYDVVVNQRVALLVSSDIDALCACKILQALFHCDQVQYTLVPVTGWQDLGTAFLEHKEQFRYFVLINCGANVDLLETLQPEEDSIFFICDTHRPVDVVNVYNDTQVKLMIKQDDDLGVPSYDDIFRDEEEEGGDDSGNESDGGSEPSGKRRRYDEGEVERRIERQRATREWEARRREILFDYEQYEYHGTSAAMVIFELAWVLTKDTKDMLWWAIIGLTDQWVHDKITHMKYVTDIATLQRHVSRHNHRNEDEDNSLSIDCMRISFEYDLRLALYQHWSLFESICNSSYTSCNFKLWSMHGQKKLQEFLADMGLPLKQVKQKFNSMDMSVKENLREVIEESSNKYGMKDIRIQTFGIHFGFKNHFLASDIVHAAAALLESTEKDDSPGDNFIKALDCLSRSNLERLHGGIDLAKKKLMAIQQTVASCICTNLILSQGPFLYCYLLEGTPDVKLFSKPMALTLLCKYLLKAFVRSTRNKRCKLLPLIIAAPMDVEKRTVIVLGIPPESETSDKKNFFGRAFEKAAESTSSRTLHDHFDTSIIELKMEDRTKFLDALITLLS